GAACAAGGAATAACGTTAAAATGAGATGCTTCATTTCGGCTCCTATTGTTCAAGAAGTTTTGCCCAGGATAATTCTGTGACATAAATGCCAAGGGGATTCCTGAGAATCTGGCTTTCAGTTTCTGGGGGAGAGATGCGGACTTTTACAGTCGCTTCGTAATGAGTGCTGGACTGGGCAACACCTGAGTGATTGCGCACGGTTTCCAGCCATTCGATTCGCCAGCTCTCAGAGCTGACAGGGAGCGGAATGCCTTTAACATCAACCTCAACGAGTACCTTCTGGCCGCGCTGATATGGGTTGTTTTTCTCGTACCAACTTTTAGTTGCACCGCGGGCTGCGCCGGTTACGAATGAAGACATCCGCTTAACCATTTTCTTCTGAAGCCCGATGTCAGCGGTAACGGTCCGCCAGTTGACGATGAGGTTGGCCACTTCTGCTTGAATAATACGTTTGGGAACCGGGCCGATTTCATCCGCGCGGGTTAC
The sequence above is drawn from the Marinifilum sp. JC120 genome and encodes:
- a CDS encoding type IV secretion system protein translates to MSKPTENPYLTGREEWLERYGSYIDGRNQWRLFALCCLLVTAISITMNFVQVTQSKVVPYTVEVDKHGQVLSVTRADEIGPVPKRIIQAEVANLIVNWRTVTADIGLQKKMVKRMSSFVTGAARGATKSWYEKNNPYQRGQKVLVEVDVKGIPLPVSSESWRIEWLETVRNHSGVAQSSTHYEATVKVRISPPETESQILRNPLGIYVTELSWAKLLEQ